The Cellulosimicrobium sp. ES-005 genome segment ACGACCCCGGCGAGCCGGTCGGGCAGCCCGGCGGTAGCGGGATCCACGGCGAGGGCGACCGCGATCCCGCCTCCCTCCGCCCGCTGCACGAGCCGGGGGAGCGCGGCGAGGTCCCACGTCGGGGCGAGCGGGGCGTCGGCTGCGGCCAGGTCGTGCGCCGCGGCCGCCTCCGCGAGCGGCTCCCCCCGGACGACGCCGAGCACCGCACGGACCTCGTCGAGGGCCTCCGTGCTGGTGGTGCGGATCGCCGTCAGCGCGCTGCGGGCCTGGTCGGGGTCGCGGTCCAGCAGGTGCAGCCCGACGCCCGCCTGCACGGTGATCGCGGAGAGCGAGTGCGCGAGCACGTCGTGGACCTCGCGCGCGATGCGCAGCCGCTCGTCCGCGACGGCCGTGCGCTCCCGCTCGACCCGCGCGACCTGCTCGGCCTGCCGTGCGGCGGCGATCCGGGCCGACCGGTCGCGGATCGCGCCCGCGACGAGCAGCACGACGACGGTCCACGCCGCCCCGCCGAGGAGCGTCGCCCGCGGCGGGGCGTCGGGGCGGAGGGCCGCCGCCGCGACGACGGCCCCTGCGAGCAGCACGGCCCCGCCCCACGCCACGCGCCGCGCGCGCTCCGCGGGGCCGCTGAGGAGCACCCCGACCAGCACGCCGACGGGCCCCGCGAGGACCGGACCCCACGCGTACCCGGCGACGAGGAAGACCCCGGCGGCCGCGACCGACACCGCGACCGCGGCGACCGGACGCGGCACGAGGAGCACGAGTGCGAGCGGGGAGACGAGGAGGAGGGCGACGGCGGCGAGGTCGAGCGGGCGCGCGCCCGGCTGCCCGTGCGTCGCACCCACCGACCCGGCGACCGAGAGCACCGCGAGCACCACGGCGAGGAACGCCCGGGGGCGGCGACGGTCGAGCGGGCCCATGCGTCGCACGCTACGCCGCGCTCGGCCGGACCGCGTCCGACCGGGGTGCCGGGCGCCGTCGTCCCGGGGTGCCGTGCGGGCGAACCTGCACCCCCGGCGATCCTGTCCGAGGTGTCACACCCGAAGCCCCGCCGGTGAGGGCGATCCTGCTTCGCGCTCTGAGCGCCGGTAGCCTGCGACCCATGGCAGCGCACGATCCGCACGCGGACCCCGGGCTCGTCGAGGACGAGGACCGCGCGGCCGACGGCGGCGGGCCAGCACCGGCTCGCCCGGCCCGGACCGCGGAGCGCGTCGTCCTCGGGCTCTACGTCCTGGTGCTCGTGTGGGTCGTGCTGCTCAAGATCCACACCGGCGACCTCGGCGACCTCGGCGACCTCGTCGGCCGCCGGTCGGTCAACCTGGTCCCGATGGGCGGCACGGCCACCGGCGGCCTCGGCTCCCGAGAGCTGGCCGTCAACGTCCTCGTGTTCGTCCCGCTCGGCGTGCTCGTCCTCCTGGCGGCCCGGCAGCGGCGCTTCGCCAGGATGCTCCTCCTCGTCGTCGGGGTGTCCGTCGTCTTCGAGGTCGTCCAGTACGTCGCCGGCATCGGGGCCAGCGACGTCACCGACGTCCTCACCAACACGGCCGGCGGGCTCGTGGGCATGGGCCTCGCCTGGCTCGGCCTGCGCGTGTTCGGCGACCACGCCCGGCGCCGCGTCCTCGTCGCCCTCGTCGTCGTGCTGGTCGCGCTGGCGGCGGGGTTCTTCACCTGGCTCGGGGTGACGGGCGTCCGGTTCCGGCTGTAGCGCCGCCGTCCGTCTAGCCGGTCGGCTCGCGCACCGCGGCGAGCACGACGGGGTCGGCGCAGCCGCGCGCGAACCCGGCGATGCGCCGGTCGATGTCGCGCCCGAGCACCCACGAGCCGACGCGTTCGGCGAGCGGGGCGAGCCAGCGGGGGCGGCACCGGAAGGAGTAGCGCCAGGTGGCGCGCGTGCCGCCGGACGGGTCGGGCGCGAACCGCCACCCGCCCGCGAGGTTCTCGAAGAACCAGGACCCGCGGACCATGCGCATCCCGACGTTCGTCGGCGGGTTGTAGGAGACGTACTCGCTCACCATGGACAGTCCGCTGCGGTGCCGGGTGAAGGTGCGCACGCCCTTCGCGGGCGCCGTGGCGCCGTCGAGGAAGTGCTGTCGCCGGACGAACGGGTCCCAGCGGAGGCGGACGTCACCGGTCGTCTGGGAGACGGCGAACGCCGTCGCGGGGTCGACGGGGACCACGAGGGAGGACTCGACCACGGGCATGGTCGGATGCTCCCACGGGCGCCGCCGTCACGCCCCGCGCTCGGAGGTCGCGCCGCGTCCGGGTCCGGACGCGCGGACGGCCCGCCCCGGCGAGGGACGGGCCGCCCGGACCGCGGCGCGGGGGTGTGCGAGGGTCAGGACGCGAACGCGTACCCGGCCTCCGTGCACTGCGCGCGGAAGGCGTCGAGAGACTCCTGGAGCGACGACGTGTCGATCGTGGCCTCCTGCACGGCGGCCTCGAACGGGGCCTTGATCCCGTTGAGGTTCTCCTGGAGGTCGGGGTCTGCGAAGTTCTGGACCGCGATGAGGCGCTCGCGCGTGGTGTAGATCGCGGCGGCGGCGGCCTCGTCCTCGGGCGTCTCGAGCAGCGGCGTCGTCTCGGTGACGAGGCGCTCGGCGGAGTACTCGCCGCCGTAGAACATGTTGCACGTCGTGGTCACGGACACGACGGCCGGCGTGACCTCGGAGGCCGCCTCGGTCGTGGTCGTGGTCTCGGGGGTCGCGGTGTCGTCGCTCGCCGGGTCGGTCGGCGAGGCGCAGGACGCCAGCAGGAGGGCACAGGAGAGCGCCGCGGTAGCGGCAAGAAACTTACGCATGCTAACGATTTCACACTCTCGCGCACGCGGGGCGCAAGAAGATTCGCGGGCCGCACGCTCAGGAACGGCGGAATCCTGCGGTTCCCGGGGCAACCTTGTGCCCAGCGTCACAACCGTCCGGGACCGAGGTCCCGGTCACGGGACGTCGAGGACGACCTTGCCGCGGACGTGCCCGTCGGCGACGAGCCGCAGCGCCTCCGCCGCGTCCGTGAGCGGGAATCGTGCCGAGACCTCCGCCCGGAGCCGCCCGTCCTCCGCGAGCGCGAGTACCTCGTCGAGCGCGCCCTTCGCGTCGACCTTGTCCACGACGCCCGCGGCGCGCGACGCGTCGGACCCGACGATCGTCACCGCGCTCGGCGGGTCGTCCGGGGTGGCGGGCGCCAGGTCCTCGCCCAGCAGCGCGACGGTCGCGGCGAGCGCGTCCGCGGTGCCGACGAGGTCGACGACGACGCTCACCGCGTCCAAGCCGTCCGGCAGCGCCCGCACCGCGTCGACGAGACCGGGCCCGTACGCGACCGGGGCCGCGCCGAGACCGCGCAGGTAGTCGTGGTTCGCGGGCGACGCCGTCCCGACGACGCGCGCGCCGAGCGCGGTCGCGATCTGCACCGCCGCCGATCCGACGCCCCCGCTCGCGCCGTGCACCAGG includes the following:
- a CDS encoding SRPBCC family protein — encoded protein: MPVVESSLVVPVDPATAFAVSQTTGDVRLRWDPFVRRQHFLDGATAPAKGVRTFTRHRSGLSMVSEYVSYNPPTNVGMRMVRGSWFFENLAGGWRFAPDPSGGTRATWRYSFRCRPRWLAPLAERVGSWVLGRDIDRRIAGFARGCADPVVLAAVREPTG
- a CDS encoding sensor histidine kinase — encoded protein: MGPLDRRRPRAFLAVVLAVLSVAGSVGATHGQPGARPLDLAAVALLLVSPLALVLLVPRPVAAVAVSVAAAGVFLVAGYAWGPVLAGPVGVLVGVLLSGPAERARRVAWGGAVLLAGAVVAAAALRPDAPPRATLLGGAAWTVVVLLVAGAIRDRSARIAAARQAEQVARVERERTAVADERLRIAREVHDVLAHSLSAITVQAGVGLHLLDRDPDQARSALTAIRTTSTEALDEVRAVLGVVRGEPLAEAAAAHDLAAADAPLAPTWDLAALPRLVQRAEGGGIAVALAVDPATAGLPDRLAGVVYRVVQEALTNVRRHAHGATHVDVRVVVDASDGSASDRSGTRADGDSTSRRVTVTVTDDGAGAPSDAEPGYGLRGMRERVESVGGSLAAGSVPGPTPGLGSEREEGTAGRGFRVRAVFPWPGTTPRSGSTGRSDEGPPRHEEAP
- a CDS encoding NADP-dependent oxidoreductase → MSTVVVFESFGGPETLRVDDEHVGEPGPGQVRVANRVVGVNPADLKRLAGAFGGRVPGVLGFEAAGVVDAVGPDVPDLAPGDEVVWHGTGAQRELSLVRADHVRRKPASVPVEQAAVLPVAAATAFSALVQADVGEGDVVLVHGASGGVGSAAVQIATALGARVVGTASPANHDYLRGLGAAPVAYGPGLVDAVRALPDGLDAVSVVVDLVGTADALAATVALLGEDLAPATPDDPPSAVTIVGSDASRAAGVVDKVDAKGALDEVLALAEDGRLRAEVSARFPLTDAAEALRLVADGHVRGKVVLDVP
- a CDS encoding VanZ family protein encodes the protein MAAHDPHADPGLVEDEDRAADGGGPAPARPARTAERVVLGLYVLVLVWVVLLKIHTGDLGDLGDLVGRRSVNLVPMGGTATGGLGSRELAVNVLVFVPLGVLVLLAARQRRFARMLLLVVGVSVVFEVVQYVAGIGASDVTDVLTNTAGGLVGMGLAWLGLRVFGDHARRRVLVALVVVLVALAAGFFTWLGVTGVRFRL